A window of the Natrinema salifodinae genome harbors these coding sequences:
- a CDS encoding DUF3267 domain-containing protein — protein sequence MSRSDPASDPTSARSSAPSQDAAAVRRPLATFRLTRSVALQWLVVSAAGFFGFAYCFGRVLARLRGVPLEPIVVSASSPPTILAWSVVSLGLLACVVVPHELLHGLFLTRYGGAPRYGVDVSHFVLPYAYAETSGTAFTRNQLLAALLAPFVGITAVGLAAMAVVPSPVLIVPLAANAAGSIGDLWMAAVLLQYPADVRVGELPDGGQGFGIYGATDRAVRRLPGTPILARFLAGGVATFAAIVTYALLAILVSLAFASGDVVLGDPDRGWLLVRHVRRPGGTAALEIGDHALLGLSALGGLAWSAVATVHRRLASGEEREP from the coding sequence GTGAGCCGTTCGGACCCCGCCTCCGATCCCACTTCCGCCCGCTCCTCCGCACCCTCCCAGGACGCCGCCGCGGTCCGCCGCCCGCTCGCGACCTTTCGCCTCACGCGATCGGTCGCCCTCCAGTGGCTCGTCGTCTCCGCCGCGGGCTTTTTCGGATTCGCCTACTGCTTCGGGCGCGTCCTCGCCAGGCTCCGCGGCGTCCCGCTGGAACCGATCGTCGTCTCGGCGTCGTCCCCGCCGACGATCCTCGCCTGGTCGGTCGTCTCGCTGGGACTGCTGGCCTGCGTGGTCGTCCCCCACGAACTGCTCCACGGGCTCTTCCTGACTCGTTACGGCGGCGCACCGCGGTACGGCGTCGACGTCTCGCACTTCGTGCTGCCGTACGCCTACGCCGAAACCAGCGGAACGGCCTTCACGCGAAACCAGCTGCTCGCCGCGCTGCTGGCGCCGTTCGTCGGGATCACAGCCGTCGGCCTCGCCGCGATGGCCGTCGTCCCGTCGCCGGTGCTGATCGTCCCGCTAGCGGCGAACGCGGCCGGCTCGATCGGCGACCTCTGGATGGCCGCCGTCCTCCTGCAGTACCCCGCCGACGTCCGCGTTGGTGAACTGCCCGACGGCGGCCAGGGGTTCGGCATCTACGGCGCGACCGACCGCGCCGTCCGCCGACTGCCCGGCACCCCGATCCTGGCGCGGTTCCTGGCCGGCGGCGTCGCCACGTTCGCCGCGATCGTGACCTACGCGCTCCTCGCGATACTGGTCTCGCTGGCCTTCGCCTCCGGCGATGTCGTGCTCGGCGATCCGGACCGAGGGTGGCTGCTCGTCCGCCACGTCCGACGCCCGGGCGGCACCGCCGCGCTCGAGATCGGCGACCACGCCCTGCTCGGGCTGAGCGCGCTCGGCGGGCTCGCCTGGTCGGCCGTCGCGACCGTCCATCGCCGACTCGCATCGGGCGAAGAGCGCGAACCGTAA
- a CDS encoding DUF7111 family protein codes for MTDDRTAEANGIRATYDETESERRLAFEAETGSGRGTAAIAQNIEGYAMLKVRPTADGDELERYYGFDMALDHVGELLGVSPHDLPVPAAAEDMGM; via the coding sequence ATGACCGACGATCGGACGGCCGAGGCGAACGGTATCAGGGCGACCTACGACGAAACCGAATCGGAGCGACGCCTGGCGTTCGAAGCCGAGACCGGCAGCGGACGCGGGACGGCCGCGATCGCACAGAATATCGAGGGATACGCGATGCTGAAGGTGCGGCCGACCGCCGACGGCGACGAACTCGAGCGCTACTACGGGTTCGACATGGCGCTCGATCACGTCGGCGAACTGCTGGGCGTCTCGCCCCACGACCTGCCGGTGCCGGCGGCGGCCGAAGACATGGGGATGTAG
- a CDS encoding DUF7410 domain-containing protein, protein MSGESHGRSPPAVDEAAAPPAARAADDPEGTDPEIEIDVDGGEPPARCPYCGRPFRRQRYETLHRGLDHPARLADRERAAFERLAHEEYGDVRRFRLYALGLVILVYFGMLFVYAFVT, encoded by the coding sequence GTGTCGGGAGAATCGCACGGCCGATCGCCGCCGGCGGTCGACGAGGCGGCCGCGCCGCCAGCGGCGAGAGCCGCCGACGACCCGGAAGGCACCGATCCCGAGATCGAGATCGACGTCGACGGCGGCGAGCCGCCCGCTCGCTGTCCATACTGCGGCCGGCCGTTCCGCCGGCAGCGGTACGAGACGCTCCACCGCGGGCTCGACCACCCGGCTCGGCTCGCCGACCGCGAGCGCGCGGCGTTCGAGCGGCTCGCCCACGAGGAGTACGGGGACGTCCGTCGGTTCCGGCTGTACGCGCTCGGCCTGGTCATCCTGGTGTACTTCGGGATGCTGTTCGTGTACGCGTTCGTCACGTGA
- a CDS encoding heme o synthase, which translates to MATATESFPRPIGTRRRFSALLAATALGVYLLLIVGATTSLTNAAASCSTWPTCHAPVDPLSQTELAIAWAHRIAAVLVGVLVAATAVAAILGDVTRRVRATLAVAAVLYVVQVGVGAVTATIGPAAILPGLHLALGLVIFSAVVLALAWDLELATGSEDDTIDSPEPLEAVEEVSAASDRTLPSSRLARARLTAFAYFQMMKPRLMWLLCLVAAAGMALAAGPGLEIPTIVATLGGGVLAIGASGTFNHVLERDVDQKMSRTADRPLAVDLIPVRNALLFGAALTAASLATFLTINRLAAALGLAAILFYSVVYTLLLKPNTVQNTVIGGAAGALPALIGWAAVTNEIGWPALALSGVIFLWTPAHFYNLALAYRDDYARGGFPMMPVVRGETVTRKHILYYIAATLVSTIALAWITQLGPLYAATVLIFGGIFLWAAVRLHFEQTEAAAFRSFHASNAFLGAVLVAILVDALAI; encoded by the coding sequence GTGGCAACCGCAACCGAGTCGTTCCCGCGCCCGATCGGGACGCGACGCCGCTTTTCAGCACTGCTCGCAGCGACCGCGCTGGGCGTCTACCTGCTGTTGATCGTCGGCGCCACGACCTCGCTGACGAACGCGGCCGCGTCGTGTTCGACCTGGCCGACCTGTCACGCCCCGGTCGATCCGCTGAGCCAGACAGAACTCGCGATCGCCTGGGCCCACCGGATCGCCGCCGTCCTCGTCGGTGTCCTCGTCGCCGCGACCGCCGTCGCCGCGATCCTCGGTGACGTCACTCGCCGCGTCCGCGCGACCCTCGCCGTCGCCGCCGTCCTCTACGTCGTTCAGGTCGGCGTCGGCGCCGTCACCGCGACGATCGGCCCCGCCGCGATCCTTCCGGGACTGCACCTCGCACTCGGCCTGGTGATCTTCTCTGCCGTCGTGCTGGCGCTGGCCTGGGACCTCGAACTCGCAACCGGCAGCGAGGACGACACCATCGACTCGCCGGAACCGCTCGAGGCGGTCGAGGAGGTGTCCGCCGCGTCCGACCGAACGCTCCCCTCGAGTCGCCTGGCCCGCGCCCGGCTGACCGCCTTCGCCTACTTCCAGATGATGAAACCGCGGCTGATGTGGCTGCTCTGTCTCGTCGCCGCCGCGGGGATGGCCCTGGCCGCCGGCCCCGGGCTCGAGATTCCCACGATCGTCGCGACGCTGGGCGGCGGCGTCCTCGCGATCGGCGCCTCGGGAACGTTCAATCACGTCCTCGAGCGCGACGTCGACCAGAAGATGTCCCGCACCGCCGACCGCCCGCTGGCGGTCGACCTGATCCCGGTCCGCAACGCCCTGCTGTTCGGGGCCGCGCTGACTGCCGCCTCGCTGGCGACGTTCCTGACGATCAATCGCTTAGCCGCGGCGCTCGGCCTGGCCGCAATCCTGTTCTACAGCGTCGTCTACACGCTGTTGCTCAAGCCGAACACGGTCCAGAACACGGTCATCGGCGGCGCCGCGGGCGCGCTGCCGGCGCTAATCGGCTGGGCGGCCGTCACGAACGAGATCGGCTGGCCGGCGCTGGCGCTTTCGGGCGTCATCTTCCTGTGGACGCCGGCGCACTTCTACAACCTGGCGCTGGCCTACCGCGATGACTACGCCCGCGGCGGGTTCCCGATGATGCCGGTCGTCCGCGGCGAGACCGTCACCCGGAAGCACATCCTCTACTACATCGCCGCGACGCTGGTGAGTACGATCGCGCTGGCCTGGATCACCCAACTCGGCCCCTTGTATGCCGCGACGGTCCTGATCTTCGGCGGTATCTTCCTCTGGGCCGCCGTGCGCCTGCACTTCGAACAGACCGAGGCCGCGGCGTTCCGGTCGTTCCACGCCTCGAACGCCTTCCTCGGAGCGGTGCTAGTCGCGATTCTGGTGGACGCGCTGGCCATCTAA
- a CDS encoding aldo/keto reductase, with protein MEYTTLGNTGTTVSQLCFGTWRFGKESDGTVETDREEAHELLDAAWDRGVNFIDTANVYGDPNGTSERWIGEWLDERDIDREDVVIASKVYFPFDGWGEPGPNDSGLGRKHIRAQIEGTLERLGTDYLDLYYIHRWDEDTPIEETLRTLTELVREGKVHYLGASSMAAWKLTKALWTSDVEGLERFDVTQPMFNAADTDDVGDYLDVCADQDVAVCPYSPLAGGFLTGKYERDEDGTVVAPDGSRGSLTDLFEDRYTSETAWEVLEAVRSVAEQVDATPAQVSLRWLMEQDRFTCVPIIGARTPEQLEENVGAVDVELSDEQFERIESARGADDDGYR; from the coding sequence ATGGAGTACACGACGCTCGGAAACACGGGCACGACGGTATCGCAGCTCTGCTTCGGTACCTGGCGCTTCGGCAAGGAGAGCGACGGCACCGTCGAGACGGACCGCGAGGAGGCCCACGAGTTGCTCGACGCCGCCTGGGATCGCGGCGTCAACTTCATCGACACCGCGAACGTCTACGGCGATCCCAACGGCACGAGCGAGCGCTGGATCGGCGAGTGGCTCGACGAGCGCGATATCGACCGCGAGGACGTCGTCATCGCCTCGAAGGTCTACTTCCCCTTCGACGGCTGGGGCGAGCCCGGTCCGAACGACTCCGGGCTCGGCCGCAAGCATATCCGCGCCCAGATCGAGGGCACCTTAGAGCGGCTCGGCACCGACTACCTCGACCTCTACTATATCCACCGCTGGGACGAGGATACGCCGATCGAGGAGACCCTGCGGACGCTCACCGAACTCGTCCGCGAGGGGAAGGTCCACTACCTCGGCGCCTCGAGCATGGCCGCCTGGAAGCTCACCAAGGCGCTGTGGACGAGCGACGTCGAGGGCCTCGAACGGTTCGACGTCACCCAGCCGATGTTCAACGCGGCCGACACGGACGACGTCGGCGACTATCTCGACGTCTGTGCCGATCAGGACGTCGCCGTCTGTCCGTACTCACCGCTCGCGGGCGGCTTCCTCACCGGCAAGTACGAGCGCGACGAGGACGGCACCGTCGTCGCGCCCGACGGCTCCCGGGGCAGCCTCACCGACCTCTTCGAGGACCGCTACACCAGCGAGACCGCCTGGGAGGTCCTCGAAGCAGTCAGGTCCGTCGCCGAGCAGGTCGACGCCACGCCCGCGCAGGTCTCCCTGCGCTGGCTGATGGAGCAGGATCGGTTCACCTGCGTGCCGATCATCGGCGCGCGAACGCCCGAGCAACTCGAGGAGAACGTCGGCGCGGTCGACGTCGAACTCAGCGACGAGCAGTTCGAGCGGATCGAGTCGGCCCGCGGCGCCGACGACGACGGCTACCGCTGA
- a CDS encoding potassium channel family protein — translation MNHWWRRIVGSLVGVLVLICVYAGLYQLGMAAFEGETKSYAQSIQVVLETLTTAGFGGDAPWQSTAMNLFVVAMNLTGVLLVFLALPLIVVPLFQEALQDRPPEATDLTDHVVICSYTPRSDVLAGELEAANVPYVFIDDDPELVVDLNDEGTNAIYGELDQEETLHAANAERARALVTDVDDETNAMVILTARELSRDLTIVSVVEDEDVASYHRYAGADEIVRPRRVLGQSLATKAMTTVSAELRDTIELSEELAVTELLVQDRSDLVGQTIPESGIRDRIGITVIGAWFNGEFVAVPGDEHRIDGNTILLVAGRRDDLSEVKARTVSSLQRRPDRVVVGGYGVVGRAAVETLMSEGVATCVVDDADEPGVDVVGSVTDEDVLEAAEVSDSRSVILTHDDDATMIYATLVITQLAPEVEIIVRANETENIPKFYRAGAEYVLSLSMVTGRMLASVLIEDEEILTPEMQFELVRTTAPRIVGRSLGDVDLRARTDCTVVAVERDGELLTDLGPEFVVRGDDMLIVAGSDEAINRFVSFAF, via the coding sequence ATGAACCACTGGTGGCGCCGGATCGTCGGCTCGTTGGTCGGCGTCCTCGTTCTCATCTGCGTCTATGCGGGGCTCTATCAGCTGGGAATGGCCGCCTTCGAGGGCGAGACCAAATCCTACGCCCAATCGATTCAGGTCGTACTCGAGACGCTGACGACGGCCGGCTTCGGCGGCGACGCGCCCTGGCAGAGCACCGCGATGAACCTGTTCGTGGTCGCGATGAACCTCACGGGCGTCCTGCTGGTCTTTCTCGCCTTGCCGCTGATCGTCGTCCCGCTGTTTCAGGAGGCGCTCCAAGACCGCCCGCCGGAGGCGACCGACCTCACCGATCACGTCGTCATCTGTTCGTACACGCCCCGGTCGGACGTGCTCGCGGGAGAACTCGAGGCCGCGAACGTCCCGTACGTCTTCATCGACGACGATCCCGAACTGGTCGTCGACCTCAACGACGAGGGCACCAACGCCATCTACGGCGAACTCGACCAGGAGGAGACGCTGCACGCGGCCAACGCCGAGCGCGCCCGCGCGCTCGTCACCGACGTCGACGACGAGACCAATGCGATGGTGATCCTCACCGCGCGCGAGCTCTCGCGCGACCTCACGATCGTCAGCGTAGTCGAGGACGAGGACGTCGCGAGCTACCACCGCTACGCCGGGGCCGATGAGATCGTCCGCCCGCGGCGCGTGCTCGGCCAGAGCCTGGCGACGAAAGCGATGACGACGGTCTCGGCCGAACTCCGAGACACGATCGAACTCAGCGAGGAGCTCGCGGTGACCGAACTACTCGTTCAAGACCGCAGCGATCTGGTCGGCCAGACGATCCCGGAATCGGGCATCCGCGACCGGATAGGGATTACCGTCATCGGCGCCTGGTTCAACGGCGAGTTCGTCGCCGTGCCGGGCGACGAGCACCGGATCGACGGCAACACGATCCTGTTGGTCGCGGGGCGGCGCGACGACCTCTCGGAGGTGAAAGCGCGGACCGTTTCGTCCCTGCAACGTCGTCCGGATCGCGTGGTCGTGGGCGGCTACGGCGTCGTCGGCCGCGCCGCGGTCGAGACCCTGATGTCCGAGGGCGTCGCGACCTGCGTCGTCGACGACGCGGACGAGCCGGGCGTCGACGTCGTCGGGAGCGTGACCGACGAGGACGTCCTCGAGGCCGCCGAGGTGAGCGACTCGCGGTCGGTCATCCTCACGCACGACGACGACGCGACGATGATCTACGCAACCCTGGTCATCACCCAGCTTGCGCCGGAGGTCGAGATCATCGTCCGCGCGAACGAGACCGAGAACATCCCGAAGTTCTACCGCGCCGGCGCCGAGTACGTCCTCTCGCTGTCGATGGTGACCGGGCGGATGCTCGCGTCCGTTCTGATCGAGGACGAGGAGATCCTCACGCCGGAAATGCAGTTCGAACTCGTCCGGACGACCGCACCTCGGATCGTCGGCCGGAGCCTCGGCGACGTGGATCTGCGGGCTCGGACTGACTGCACCGTCGTCGCGGTCGAACGCGACGGAGAGCTGCTGACCGATCTCGGGCCGGAGTTCGTCGTCCGTGGAGACGACATGTTGATCGTCGCGGGGAGCGACGAGGCGATCAATCGGTTCGTCTCGTTCGCGTTCTGA
- a CDS encoding TIGR03557 family F420-dependent LLM class oxidoreductase encodes MPQLGYTLSSEEFGPERLVEIAQRAEEAGFDFLSISDHFHPWVSEQGESPFVWSTLGGIATATDEIEVGVGVTCPTIRIHPVNVAHAVATVDEMFGDRFTFGVGTGENLNEHVTGERWPEHDVRLEMLDEAMDVMRSLWTGETTSHHGKHYTVENARLYTCPDEQPTTIGSAFGPQTAEWVAETLDGLWCSGPKEGPVEAYEGAGGDGPKYTQLHGCYADSEEEAIEMIYEKWPNGSIPGELGQELPTPAHFEQAAQMVEKEDIAEAGTTTEPDPQAHIDSIQQALDAGYDHVYFHQIGEEQEKAIDMYEEEVLPSFD; translated from the coding sequence ATGCCACAGCTCGGTTACACCCTCTCGAGCGAGGAGTTCGGTCCCGAGAGACTCGTCGAGATCGCCCAGCGGGCCGAGGAGGCCGGCTTCGATTTCCTCTCGATCTCGGATCACTTCCACCCCTGGGTCTCGGAGCAGGGCGAATCGCCGTTCGTCTGGTCGACGCTAGGCGGGATCGCGACGGCGACTGACGAAATTGAGGTCGGCGTCGGCGTCACCTGTCCGACGATCCGGATCCACCCGGTCAACGTCGCCCACGCGGTCGCGACCGTCGACGAGATGTTCGGCGACCGGTTCACCTTCGGCGTCGGCACCGGCGAGAACCTAAACGAGCACGTCACGGGCGAGCGCTGGCCCGAACACGACGTCCGCCTCGAGATGCTGGACGAGGCGATGGACGTCATGCGGTCGCTCTGGACCGGCGAGACGACGAGCCACCACGGCAAGCACTACACGGTCGAGAACGCCCGCCTCTACACCTGTCCGGACGAGCAGCCGACGACGATCGGGAGCGCGTTCGGCCCGCAGACCGCCGAGTGGGTCGCCGAGACCCTCGACGGGCTCTGGTGTTCCGGCCCGAAGGAGGGGCCGGTCGAGGCCTACGAGGGCGCCGGCGGCGACGGACCGAAGTACACCCAGCTGCACGGCTGCTACGCCGACAGCGAGGAGGAAGCGATCGAGATGATCTACGAGAAGTGGCCTAACGGCTCGATCCCCGGCGAACTCGGCCAGGAACTGCCGACGCCGGCTCACTTCGAGCAGGCCGCCCAGATGGTCGAGAAGGAGGACATCGCCGAGGCCGGCACGACGACCGAACCCGACCCGCAGGCCCACATCGACAGCATCCAGCAGGCCCTCGACGCAGGCTACGACCACGTCTACTTCCACCAGATCGGGGAGGAACAGGAGAAGGCGATCGATATGTACGAGGAGGAAGTCCTGCCGTCGTTCGACTGA
- a CDS encoding ABC transporter ATP-binding protein: MEAVVEATDLEKTYGETVALAGASLAVDRGEVFALIGPNGAGKTTLVRALTGTTEPDGGRARLLGEPPTAVDRGRLGVLPQEFSPPGRLSARELLSYYAGLYDDPRDPDDVLADVGLADAGDTWYEDLSGGQQRRVCVGSALVNDPDVCFLDEPTTGIDPAGRRTVWRLIEDLADRGTTVVLTTHDMAEAERLADRVGLLADGSLVAQGSPEALVREHGGASRLTVETAADPEAFDDLEYPVERPERGRDRSSTGAVVVRDIEPAEIGAVVDFLEAEGIEYTELSWAEPDLEDVYLALADRTERERTARLGDAGGDGDGDELARAGETA, translated from the coding sequence ATGGAAGCCGTAGTCGAAGCGACGGACCTCGAGAAGACCTACGGCGAGACCGTCGCCCTGGCGGGGGCCTCGCTGGCGGTCGACCGCGGCGAGGTCTTCGCCCTGATCGGCCCGAACGGGGCCGGCAAGACGACGCTCGTCCGCGCGCTGACGGGGACGACCGAACCTGACGGGGGTCGAGCGCGACTGCTCGGCGAGCCGCCGACGGCCGTCGACCGCGGCCGGCTCGGCGTCCTGCCACAAGAGTTCTCGCCGCCAGGCCGGCTCAGCGCTCGCGAGCTACTGTCCTACTACGCCGGTCTCTACGACGACCCGCGCGATCCGGACGACGTGCTCGCGGACGTCGGCCTGGCCGACGCGGGCGACACCTGGTACGAGGACCTCTCGGGCGGCCAGCAGCGCCGGGTCTGCGTCGGCTCCGCGCTGGTCAACGACCCCGACGTCTGCTTCCTCGACGAGCCGACGACGGGCATCGACCCCGCCGGCCGCCGGACTGTCTGGCGGCTGATCGAGGACCTGGCCGATCGCGGGACGACGGTCGTGCTGACCACCCACGACATGGCCGAGGCCGAGCGCCTGGCCGACCGCGTCGGGCTGCTCGCCGACGGCTCGCTCGTTGCGCAGGGCTCCCCCGAAGCGCTCGTCCGCGAACACGGCGGCGCGAGCCGGCTCACGGTCGAGACCGCGGCCGATCCGGAGGCCTTCGACGACCTCGAGTACCCGGTCGAACGGCCGGAGCGCGGCCGCGACCGCTCGTCGACGGGCGCGGTCGTCGTCCGCGACATCGAACCCGCCGAAATCGGTGCCGTCGTCGACTTCCTCGAAGCGGAGGGAATCGAGTACACCGAACTCTCGTGGGCCGAGCCGGACCTCGAGGACGTCTACCTCGCGCTGGCCGACCGGACCGAGCGCGAGCGGACGGCCCGACTCGGCGACGCCGGCGGCGACGGAGACGGCGACGAACTCGCACGCGCGGGTGAGACCGCATGA
- a CDS encoding ABC transporter permease gives MSRMGRVRAETSAGWRSFVRRRTAVFFTFFFPVILIVIFGALIRTDPTGEGLFTEPAAYYVPGYLAVVVLFTPLSRMGSEVARHREGSRFEKLATTPLSRAEWLLAQTVVNAIIIGLASLLILGLVVVLTGADIAFSPLLVPYILVGVVCFCGVGAMLGSYTESQDGAVAASNAIGLPLLFLSETFISLSQLPGWFEPLVNLSPLTYFARGVRAATYPDAGTAAVAGVDPALANLAILAALALVAFALGARSIPRTD, from the coding sequence ATGAGCCGGATGGGGCGCGTCCGGGCGGAGACCAGCGCCGGCTGGCGGTCGTTCGTCCGCCGGCGGACGGCGGTCTTCTTCACGTTCTTCTTCCCGGTGATCCTGATCGTCATCTTCGGGGCCCTGATCCGGACCGATCCGACCGGCGAGGGCCTGTTCACGGAGCCGGCGGCCTACTACGTGCCCGGTTACCTCGCCGTGGTCGTCCTCTTTACCCCCTTATCGCGGATGGGCAGCGAGGTCGCGCGCCACCGCGAGGGTAGCCGCTTCGAGAAGCTTGCGACGACGCCGCTGTCCCGCGCTGAGTGGCTGCTCGCCCAGACCGTCGTCAACGCGATCATCATCGGCCTGGCCAGCCTGCTCATCCTCGGCCTGGTCGTCGTCCTGACGGGCGCCGACATCGCGTTCTCGCCGCTGCTGGTGCCGTACATACTGGTCGGCGTCGTCTGTTTCTGCGGCGTCGGCGCGATGCTCGGCAGCTACACCGAGTCCCAGGACGGCGCGGTCGCGGCCAGCAACGCCATCGGGCTCCCGCTGCTGTTCCTCTCGGAGACGTTCATCTCGCTCTCGCAGTTGCCCGGCTGGTTCGAGCCGCTGGTGAACCTCTCGCCGCTGACCTACTTCGCGCGCGGCGTGCGGGCCGCGACGTATCCCGACGCGGGAACCGCGGCGGTCGCCGGCGTCGACCCCGCGCTCGCGAACCTCGCGATCCTCGCTGCGCTCGCACTCGTCGCGTTCGCGCTCGGCGCACGGTCGATCCCGCGGACGGATTGA
- the truD gene encoding tRNA pseudouridine(13) synthase TruD, translated as MRPAHPTEQAVGMEYYVSDADGAGGRLREDDEHFRVRELERFDTDPLDASTDAYPHLVFRATLRGWDTNDFAARLSDALGVSRERVAWAGTKDKYAVTTQLFSVYGADPDDLPEIDGVDLEVLGRAGRSLEFGDLAGNEFELVVSDPAAPDNAATITDELHAFGGLGEQGARRNRSDDNEGGDDDGTSTSIGVPNFFGQQRFGSRRPVTHKVGLAVARDDWEGAVMAYLGNPTDAEPAGTQEARTFVDETRDWQEALDRFPNRLRYERAMLHELAETDGEPDSETFRAALERVPSNLQRLFVHAAQSYAFNRMLSERLDRGLPFDRPVEGDVVCFADTDAPAGLELPDTDRLQRVDERRVDSVTRHCERGRAFVTAPLVGTETALADGEQGEIERAVLDDLELAPDDFDLPGEFHSTGTRRAILVRTDLDLETDPLTLEFALPKGSYATVVLREYLKVDPVDLG; from the coding sequence ATGCGCCCAGCCCACCCCACCGAGCAGGCCGTCGGCATGGAGTACTACGTCAGCGACGCCGACGGCGCCGGCGGCCGCCTGCGCGAGGACGACGAGCACTTCCGGGTGCGCGAACTCGAGCGGTTCGACACCGACCCCCTCGACGCGAGCACGGACGCCTACCCGCACCTGGTCTTCCGGGCGACCCTGCGCGGGTGGGACACCAACGACTTCGCCGCGCGGCTCTCGGATGCGCTCGGCGTCTCCCGCGAGCGGGTCGCCTGGGCCGGCACGAAGGACAAGTATGCCGTCACCACCCAGCTGTTCTCGGTCTACGGCGCGGATCCCGACGACCTGCCCGAGATCGACGGCGTCGACCTCGAGGTGCTCGGCCGCGCGGGTCGATCGCTCGAGTTCGGCGACCTGGCGGGCAACGAGTTCGAACTCGTAGTCAGCGACCCCGCCGCACCCGACAACGCGGCGACGATCACCGACGAGTTACACGCGTTCGGGGGGCTCGGCGAGCAGGGCGCCAGGCGGAATCGGAGCGACGACAACGAGGGCGGCGACGACGACGGCACGTCGACCTCGATCGGCGTCCCCAACTTCTTCGGCCAGCAGCGCTTTGGCAGCCGCCGCCCGGTCACCCACAAGGTCGGCCTGGCCGTCGCTCGCGACGACTGGGAGGGCGCGGTGATGGCCTACCTCGGCAATCCGACGGACGCGGAACCGGCGGGGACCCAGGAGGCCAGAACCTTCGTGGACGAAACTCGGGACTGGCAGGAAGCCCTCGACCGGTTCCCGAACCGGCTCCGGTACGAGCGCGCGATGCTGCACGAACTCGCCGAGACCGACGGCGAGCCCGATTCCGAGACCTTCCGCGCGGCCCTCGAACGCGTTCCCTCGAACCTCCAGCGGCTGTTCGTCCACGCCGCCCAATCCTACGCGTTCAACCGGATGCTGAGCGAGCGCCTCGACCGCGGGCTGCCGTTCGACCGCCCCGTCGAGGGCGACGTGGTCTGTTTCGCCGACACCGACGCCCCCGCGGGGCTCGAACTCCCGGACACCGACCGCCTCCAGCGCGTCGACGAGCGCCGCGTCGATTCGGTGACCCGCCACTGCGAGCGCGGCCGCGCGTTCGTCACCGCGCCCCTGGTCGGCACCGAGACCGCCCTCGCCGACGGCGAACAGGGCGAGATCGAACGCGCCGTGCTCGACGACCTCGAGCTGGCGCCCGACGACTTCGACCTCCCCGGCGAGTTCCACTCGACCGGGACCAGGCGAGCGATCCTCGTCCGGACCGATCTCGACCTCGAGACCGACCCGCTCACCCTCGAGTTTGCCCTTCCAAAGGGCTCGTACGCGACGGTCGTCCTCCGGGAGTACCTGAAGGTTGATCCCGTGGATCTCGGCTGA
- a CDS encoding zinc ribbon domain-containing protein, which produces MRSKRLQREIDDLVAQGWRIEEETPDRIVLVDREFGSLASHVLVALLTFWFTMGLGNVVWAAYNYVSKSRRRVLWEERDATTCPSCGADVPTSADYCPSCGEDVATVTEPNGGIACPECDAIVTDGSRYCPSCGTKLADAVDASS; this is translated from the coding sequence ATGCGAAGCAAACGTTTACAGCGGGAGATCGACGACCTCGTCGCCCAGGGGTGGCGGATCGAGGAAGAGACGCCCGACCGCATCGTGCTCGTCGACCGGGAGTTCGGTTCGCTCGCCTCGCACGTTCTGGTCGCGCTCCTGACGTTCTGGTTCACGATGGGGCTCGGCAACGTCGTCTGGGCCGCGTACAACTACGTCTCGAAGTCTCGCCGGCGCGTCCTCTGGGAAGAGCGGGACGCGACGACCTGTCCGTCGTGCGGTGCGGACGTTCCGACGTCTGCAGACTACTGTCCGTCCTGCGGCGAGGACGTCGCGACCGTCACCGAACCGAACGGCGGGATCGCCTGTCCCGAGTGCGACGCGATCGTGACCGACGGCTCGCGGTACTGTCCCTCCTGCGGGACGAAACTCGCGGACGCGGTCGACGCCTCGTCGTAG